ATGGAGCGGATCGTTTAACGTGCTTTTTCCGTTTTCGTCGAAAAACTCGGAGATCCCCGAATACGAATACATCATCTTCTTCAACTGATGCGCCCCGCCCGCTCCGCCTCGGATGCTAAAGCCATATTGGCGTTCGTCGGGGTTCGTAAGCTTCTCCACAGCCGTGAAGAAATCGTCCCACGTCTCCGGCGCCTTGAGGCCGGCCTCTTGGAACCAATCGGCACGGTACCAAATCATATCGGCGCTTAACGTATTAGGAATGAAATATAGCTTGCCGTCCTGTACATAGCTGCGCACTTCATCCACCGACGCTGCGTTCATGACCGATTTTTCTTCCCACTGATCGTACATGGTATCCAAGGCAAGCAATTTCTCTCTCGCCACGAAGTCTGCGACCCACATAATGTGAAGTCCGCCTACGTCCGGCAAACCGTCGGCCGCGATCGCGACATCGTATTTCTCTTTCGCCGACGCTGACGGAATGCCCACATATTCCACGTCGATGTCCGGGTTTTCCGCTTCGAACGTTGCGATCAGTTCTTCATAATACGGGGTCCGAGCCGGTCCCGAGTTTTCGTCCCAGAACGTAATCGTCACCTTTTCGGGCTGGCTCCCGCCTCCGGCGGCCGCGTTTTGCGAATCCTCGATCACGGTGTCGCTCTGCTGCGTCCCGCAAGCCGTCGCCAGCACGGAGATCGCCACTAAACTTACGCCCAACGTCTTTGTCCTTCTCATCGTAAGACCCTCCTTAGAGTAATAGCTTTTGTATAAGTAACCTCTCGAAAGAGGACTACCTTACCCTTTGACGGCACCGTCGCCGATGCCCTGTACGAGGAATTTCTGGATATACATGAATAACAGCACGGCCGGTACCAACGCGATCATACTCCCCGCCGCCAGAGCGCCATAATTGATGTTGTACTCCCCGAGCATACTGTTCAAACCGACGGGGATCGTAAACATCGTGTGCTTGCTGATAAACATGAGACCGAATAAGAATTCGTTCCAT
The nucleotide sequence above comes from Paenibacillus sp.. Encoded proteins:
- a CDS encoding sugar ABC transporter substrate-binding protein, with protein sequence MRRTKTLGVSLVAISVLATACGTQQSDTVIEDSQNAAAGGGSQPEKVTITFWDENSGPARTPYYEELIATFEAENPDIDVEYVGIPSASAKEKYDVAIAADGLPDVGGLHIMWVADFVAREKLLALDTMYDQWEEKSVMNAASVDEVRSYVQDGKLYFIPNTLSADMIWYRADWFQEAGLKAPETWDDFFTAVEKLTNPDERQYGFSIRGGAGGAHQLKKMMYSYSGISEFFDENGKSTLNDPLHVEFLEKYLGLYKKYTPESDITNGYKEMVAAFDTGIAAMIQHNIGSFGEHDKTLEPNQFAGVSLPPSPINGKRIIEGGNSTGYGVFSTTKHPEEAWRFMSYLISADVQSFWNQNIGQLPTNEKAMANEWVQNTQHIKVSADALSDPTTQFINPPLHLPGYSTILDQVGNGGLQAVMAGTETVESYLNRWAAAMEEEQKRYDEVFKK